The following nucleotide sequence is from Ahniella affigens.
CTGGTGATTGTCTGCGACGCGTTGTTTGCGGTGCTCTACATGAAGCTTGATCTATGAACGCGTCAATCGGAGCCAGTCAGAACGTCATCGAAGTCCGTGGACTCGTGAACCGCTTTGGCGCGCAGATCGTGCATGAACATCTGGATCTGGATGTGCCCCGCGGCGAAGTCTTGGCCGTCATCGGCGGGTCGGGTGCGGGCAAGTCAGTACTCTTGCGTTCGATCATTGGCCTGCAGCAGCCGGCCGCAGGCAGCGTCAGCGTGTTCGATACCGACTTGCGGCACGCAGCGCCCGCCGAGCGAGCGCGGATCGAGCGGCGCTGGGGCGTGATGTTTCAGGATGGCGCACTGTTCTCGTCGTTGACCGTGCTCGAGAACATCAAAGTGCCGATGATCGAGCATCAGCCGTTACCGCATGACCTCATGGATGAGATCGCACGCCTGAAGCTGGCCCTCGTTGGCCTGCCTGCCGACGCTGGACACAAGACCCCAGCACAGCTTTCCGGCGGGATGCGCAAACGTGCCGGCATCGCGCGGGCGCTGGCACTTGACCCAGAGATCTTGTTCCTCGACGAGCCAACGTCGGGGCTTGATCCGCTGGGTGCGGCTGCCTTTGATGAACTCGTCGTGACCTTGAAGCACAGTCTGAACCTGACGGTGTTTCTGGTGACGCATGATCTCGATTCGATTTATACCTGTTGCGATCGTGTGGCCGTGCTCGCCGATCGGCATATCGTGGCGAGCGACACGCCGGACGCTATTGCGACCCACTCGCACCCCTGGATTCGTCAATGTTTTGGCGGCCCGCGCGGCCGAAATGCCCAGAGCGCCCGCGCGCTGATCGGGCAAGGAGCTTGAATGGAAACGCATGCCCGCTATCTGCTGGTTGGCCTATTCTCACTGGTCGTGGCGATTGGCCTGATCGTGTTTGTGCTCTGGCTCGGCAAGTTGCAGCTGGATCGCGAGTATCGGGAATACGATGTGCGTTTTCATGAATCCGTGACCGGTTTATCCGTAGGCGGGCTGGTCCAGTACCACGGCATTCAGGTCGGTGAAGTGCGCCGTCTGACCCTGGATCCGAAAGATCCTCGGGAAGTGCATGTCCGCATTCGCGTCGGCGCCGATACCCCGATCAAGGCAGACACGCGCGCGCA
It contains:
- a CDS encoding ABC transporter ATP-binding protein; protein product: MNASIGASQNVIEVRGLVNRFGAQIVHEHLDLDVPRGEVLAVIGGSGAGKSVLLRSIIGLQQPAAGSVSVFDTDLRHAAPAERARIERRWGVMFQDGALFSSLTVLENIKVPMIEHQPLPHDLMDEIARLKLALVGLPADAGHKTPAQLSGGMRKRAGIARALALDPEILFLDEPTSGLDPLGAAAFDELVVTLKHSLNLTVFLVTHDLDSIYTCCDRVAVLADRHIVASDTPDAIATHSHPWIRQCFGGPRGRNAQSARALIGQGA